From one Melospiza melodia melodia isolate bMelMel2 chromosome 6, bMelMel2.pri, whole genome shotgun sequence genomic stretch:
- the LOC134419227 gene encoding mas-related G-protein coupled receptor member B4-like — translation MEVTTVSPSAASPTARDDLCETDVTRVAIHSVTVVFCLCGLAGNRAVIGLLSLKIGNCHFFYMAFIDFLFLLFAVPSAILILVEDVSCCPIMPFMYMNFIFQLSVVSYYKARISRMTVLYIDKLSWLCCHCHLPERLLWVLDSFRYWAFFALFAVIPSVIFLCPSHEPEHYRAALISLFTLILLLFAASVAISGTNGFMKAKWVSQQQQPKKRDIVILIIVVLALLLTICNFLQQLGYLTRSSQVVFLLACINSPIKPFICFLVGKCRRPCSVQSLRLSLQSVLEETEENTAHSHDPAMDTGV, via the coding sequence ATGGAGGTGACCACCGTGTCCCCATCTGCTGCCTCACCCACTGCAAGGGATgatctgtgtgagacagatgtcaCCAGAGTGGCCATACACAGTGTGACAGTGGTTTTCTGCCTCTGTGGGCTGGCTGGGAACAGGGCTGTCATCGGCCTCCTCAGCCTGAAAATTGGTAATTGTCACTTCTTTTACATGGCATTCATtgacttcctcttcctcctctttgcaGTCCCCTCCGCCATCCTCATCCTGGTGGAGGACGTGTCCTGCTGTCCTATCATGCCCTTTATGTATATGAACTTCATTTTCCAGCTGTCAGTGGTCTCCTACTATAAGGCACGGATATCTAGAATGACTGTGCTGTATATAGACAAgctctcctggctctgctgccactgccaccttCCCGAGCGCCTGTTGTGGGTGCTGGACAGTTTCCGATACTGGGCCTTCTTTGCTCTCTTTGCTGTCATTCCCTCAGTGATATTCCTGTGCCCATCACATGAGCCGGAGCACTACCGGGCAGCTCTCATTTCCTTGTTCACCCTCATCCTGCTCCTCTTTGCTGCATCCGTGGCCATTTCTGGCACAAATGGCTTCATGAAGGCCAAGTGGGTCTCTCAGCAGCAGCAACCCAAGAAGCGTGACATTGTTATCCTCATAATTGTGGTCCTCGCTCTCCTTCTCACCATCTGCAATTTCCTGCAGCAGCTCGGTTACCTCACTAGGTCCTCTCAGGTTGTTTTCCTGCTCGCCTGCATCAACAGCCCCATCAAACCCTTCATCTGCTTCTTGGTAGGGAAGTGCAGGAGGCCCTGCTCTGTGCAGTCCCTCCGGCTCTCCCTCCAGAGCGTCTTGGAGGAGACAGAAGAAAACACTGCCCACAGCCATGATCCTGCCATGGACACAGGGGTCTGA
- the LOC134419910 gene encoding LOW QUALITY PROTEIN: mas-related G-protein coupled receptor member A1-like (The sequence of the model RefSeq protein was modified relative to this genomic sequence to represent the inferred CDS: inserted 2 bases in 2 codons; deleted 2 bases in 1 codon) has translation MEGASPACWSQPGGKASQGSWNEESHDNWSQCDSRQWSKVPVPLLLLLLLLCLCGMXGNGAVLWLLSFCIHRNPITPCVLSLAMAGSTFLLSITITLEIFSVPESFCHQLGSWGVTAGLKVPILLAFTAAVSSLTALSAVTALFVLPXSCWPCPCSQCFPVLLCALLWLLSLLLTATLHCCPLVPMALVLSCPFSVLSLPCSALALLARLLCCSWKQLPGKLCALLLLLVISFPFFTADFGHWLLLSVFDFSVFAPSTSLLLTCAQSCALPLIDCLAGSCAKEFTPSGSVALQRAFEAFVLEPGHRDNTGESSSGGIIIQDSQHKIEP, from the exons ATGGagggagccagccctgcctgctggagccaGCCCGGTGGGAAGGCATCCCAGGGGAGCTGGAATGAGGAGAGCCACGACAACTGGAGCCAGTGTGACAGCAGGCAGTGGAGCAAAGTGCCtgtcccgctgctgctgctgctgctgctgctgtgcctgtgtggga gtgggaatggggctgtgctcTGGCTCCTCAGCTTCTGCATCCACAGGAACCCCATCACCCCCTGTGTGctcagcctggccatggctgGCTCCACCTTCCTGCTCTCCATCACCATCACCCTGGAGATattttctgtcccagagagcttctGCCACCAGCTGGGCTCGTGGGGTGTGACAGCTGGGCTGAAGGTCCCCATCCTCTTGGCTTTCACTGCTGCTGTCTCCTCTCTGACAGCCCTCAGTGCTGTCACAGCTCTGTTTGTCCTCC tgtcctgctggccctgcccctgctcccagtgcttcccggtgctcctgtgtgccctgctctggctgctctccTTGCTGCTCACTGCCACCCTCCATTGCTGCCCTTTGGTGCCcatggccttggtgctgagctgcCCCTTCTCAGTGCTCAGCCTGCCCTGTTCtgctctggccctgctggccaggctcctgtgctgctcatggaaacagctgccagggaagctctgtgccctgctcctgctgctg gtcatctccttccccttcttcaCTGCTGATTTTGGGCACTGGCTCTTGCTGAGCGTGTTTGACTTCTCTGTCTTTGCCCCCAGCACCTCTCTCCTGCTcacctgtgcccagagctgtgccctcccTCTGATTGACTgcctggctgggagctgtgcaAAGGAATTCACCCCCTCTGGTAGTGTGGCCTTGCAGAGGGCTTTTGAGGCTTTTGTGCTAGAGCCAGGGCATAGGGACAACACAGGGGAGTCATCATCAGGTGGAATCATCATTCAAGATAGTCAGCATAAAATCGAACCATAA
- the LOC134419911 gene encoding mas-related G-protein coupled receptor member H-like, producing MEVTTMSPSPASPTEEDDLCETDVTSVAIHSVTLLICLCGLAGNGAVIGLLSLNGRNYGILYMAVTDFLFLLFVVPSALLFLVEDMSCTPILPLLYLNFLFQLSVASLYWGLFMWMPISNVLSIYKLCKLCCHCGLPERLWLVVGCVQNWAFFALFTVIPTMTFLCPSHEQERCRVAFISMYTIILLLFVVPMAISHTIDFIKSKRGSQQQQPKRRDIVMGIIVLVIVLFIVCNFLQQLGYITVSTQVFFLLTCMYSSIKPFIYFLVGQCWRPCSMESLRLSLQRVFEEPKKKKPALRNDAPRDTGV from the coding sequence ATGGAGGTGACCACCATGTCCCCATCTCCTGCCTCACCCACTGAAGAAGATgatctgtgtgagacagatgtcaCCAGCGTGGCCATACACAGTGTGACCCTGCTCATCTGCCTCTGTGGGctggctgggaatggggctgtcaTCGGCCTCCTCAGCCTGAACGGCAGGAACTATGGCATCCTTTACATGGCTGTCACTGacttcctcttccttctctttgtGGTCCCCTCCGCCCTCCTCTTCCTGGTGGAGGACATGTCCTGCACTCCTATATTGCCCCTGCTGTATCTGAATTTCCTTTTCCAGTTGTCAGTGGCCTCCCTCTACTGGGGGCTATTCATGTGGATGCCCATCAGCAATGTGCTGTCTATATACAAGCTCTGCAAACTCTGCTGCCACTGCGGGCTTCCCGAgcgcctgtggctggtagtgggaTGTGTCCAAAACTGGGCCTTCTTTGCTCTATTCACTGTCATTCCCACAATGACATTCCTGTGCCCATCACATGAGCAGGAGAGATGCCGGGTAGCTTTCATCTCCATGTACACCATCATCCTGCTCCTTTTTGTTGTACCCATGGCCATTTCTCACACAATTGATTTCATTAAGTCCAAGCgaggctcccagcagcagcagcccaagaGGCGCGACATCGTTATGGGCATCATTGTGCTCGTCATAGTCCTCTTCATCGTCTGCAATTTCCTGCAGCAGCTCGGTTACATCACTGTGTCCACCCAGGTTTTTTTCCTGCTCACCTGCATGTACAGCAGCATCAAACCCTTCATCTACTTCTTGGTGGGCCAGTGCTGGAGGCCCTGCTCCATGGAGTCCCTCCGGCTCTCACTCCAGAGGGTCTTTGAGGagccaaaaaaaaagaaacctgcaCTCAGAAATGATGCCCCCAGGGACACAGGGGTCTGA
- the LOC134419824 gene encoding LOW QUALITY PROTEIN: mas-related G-protein coupled receptor member H-like (The sequence of the model RefSeq protein was modified relative to this genomic sequence to represent the inferred CDS: inserted 1 base in 1 codon) has protein sequence MLICLCGLAGNGPVRWVLGFRIHRNTMKPITAYILDLALINFLFLIFMVPSALLFLQEDFSCSSIMPPASIRFLFLLFRMFHSVGLYRLTAISIERGRSMLCPPGLFCHLPQGLSWVVVSAVLWALSITAIAAISAVNSLCQSQEHKLCCRGDLISLYILNSLVFAPSMVVSSTILFIHFKGSSQQQQSKSLDIIVFLAVLLTXPLSLWNFLQQLGYTTVFPRVVLLFACMHSSINPLIYISVTKCWRRCSMGSLRECLQKVFEEPEGSSAPSNDATMDRGV, from the exons atgctCATCTGCCTCTGTGGGCTGGCTGGGAACGGGCCTGTGCGCTGGGTCCTCGGGTTCCGCATCCACAGGAACACCATGAAACCCATCACAGCCTACATCCTTGACCTGGCCCTCATCaacttcctcttcctcatcttcatGGTCCCCTCCGCTCTGCTCTTCCTGCAGGAGGATTTCTCCTGCTCCTCCATCATGCCCCCAGCATCCATAcgcttccttttcctcctcttccggATGTTCCACAGCGTAGGGCTGTACCGGCTGACGGCCATCAGCATCGAGAGGGGCAGGTCCATGCTCTGCCCACCTGGGCTCTTCTGCCACCTTCCCCAGGGCCTCTCATGGGTGGTGGTCAGTGCCGTGCTCTGGGCCCTTTCCATCACTGCCATCGCTGCCATTTCTGCGGTGAATTCCCTGTGCCAGTCACAGgaacacaagctctgctgccgcGGGGATCTCATCTCCCTGTACATCCTCAACTCCCTTGTCTTTGCTCCATCCATGGTCGTTTCCAGCACAATCCTCTTCATTCACTTCAAGGgtagctcccagcagcagcaatccAAGAGCCTTGACATCATTGTCTTCCTGGCTGTGCTCCTCA CTCCCCTCAGTCTCTGGAATTTCCTGCAGCAGCTCGGCTACACCACTGTGTTCCCCCGGGTTGTTCTCCTGTTTGCCTGCATGCACAGCAGCATCAACCccctcatctacatctcagtaaCAAAGTGCTGGAGGCGCTGCTCCATGGGGTCCCTCAGGGAGTGCCTCCAGAAGGTGTTTGAGGAGCCAGAAGGGAGCAGTGCCCCCAGTAATGATGCCACCATGGACAGGGGGGTCTGA
- the LOC134419912 gene encoding mas-related G-protein coupled receptor member H-like, which translates to MEVTTMSPSPASPTEGDDLCETDVSSVAIHSVTLLICLCGLAGNGAVIGLLSLNIGNKGIFNLALVDFLFLLFAVPSALLILVEDVSCSPVLPLMYMNFVFQLSVFSYYWTLYRVTLGNNVRYMRNFSKLCCRCDPPLRLRWVLINVRYWAFFAVFTVMPSVTFLCPSNQQEHCRAALISVYTLMLLLFVVPMLVSSTGDFIQAKWGSQQQQPEKRDIVIFVTGLLALILSLWNFLQEFGYIVVPSQVVFLLACIHSSIKPFIYFLAGRCWRPCSIKSLRLSLQRVFEGQKIKTARKNDATRDTGV; encoded by the coding sequence ATGGAGGTGACCACCATGTCCCCATCTCCTGCCTCACCCACTGAAGGAGATgatctgtgtgagacagatgtcaGCAGCGTGGCCATACACAGTGTGACCCTGCTCATCTGCCTCTGTGGGCTGGCTGGGAACGGGGCTGTCATCGGCCTCCTCAGCCTGAATATCGGGAACAAGGGTATCTTTAACCTGGCTCTTGTcgacttcctcttcctcctctttgcgGTCCCCTCTGCCCTCCTCATCCTGGTGGAGGACGTGTCCTGCTCTCCTGTCTTGCCCTTGATGTACATGAACTTCGTTTTCCAGCTCTCAGTTTTCTCCTACTACTGGACACTGTACCGGGTGACGTTGGGCAACAACGTGCGATATATGCGGAACTTCTCCAAGCTCTGCTGCCGCTGTGACCCTCCTCTGCGCCTGAGGTGGGTGCTGATTAATGTCCGATACTGGGCCTTCTTTGCTGTCTTCACTGTCATGCCCTCGGTGACATTCCTGTGCCCATCAAACCAGCAGGAGCACTGCCGGGCAGCTCTCATCTCCGTGTACACCCTCATGCTGCTCCTCTTTGTTGTACCCATGCTCGTTTCAAGCACAGGTGATTTCATTCAGGCCAAGtggggctcccagcagcagcagcccgagAAGCGCGACATCGTTATCTTCGTCACTGGGCTCTTGGCTCTCATCCTCAGCCTCTGGAATTTCCTGCAGGAGTTCGGTTACATCGTTGTGCCCTCCCAGGTTGTTTTCCTGCTCGCCTGCATCCACAGCAGCATCAAACCCTTCATCTACTTcttggcagggaggtgctggaggcccTGCTCCATAAAGTCCCTCCGGCTCTCCCTCCAGAGGGTCTTTGAGGGGCAGAAAATAAAAACTGCACGCAAAAATGATGCCACCAGGGACACTGGGGTGTGA
- the LOC134419913 gene encoding mas-related G-protein coupled receptor member H-like yields MARGHIPLPAQSPSMEVTTVSLQAISPTEGDDLCETDVTDVAIHGVTLLICLCGLAGNGAVLWLLSLKKGNRYFFYMAFIDFLFLLFAVPSTFLFLLEDMFCSPIVPFMYVSFLFQLSVVPYYRALVSRRTAQSMQKLCKLCCGCHLPEHMMWMVGSVQYWAFFALFAVIPTLTFLCPSHQQELCRAALISMYTLVLLLFVVPVVTSRTIILMNAKWGSQQQQPKRRDVVILITVLFTLLLSLWNFLQQLGYLTVPFQVVFLLNCIHSSIKPFIYFLAGKCWRPCSMGSLRLSLQRVFEEQKKKKKKTQK; encoded by the coding sequence ATGGCCAGGGGccacatcccactgcctgcccagagtCCATCCATGGAGGTGACCACCGTGTCCCTCCAAGCCATCTCACCCACTGAAGGGGACgatctgtgtgagacagatgtcaCTGATGTGGCCATACACGGTGTGACACTGCTCATCTGCCTCTGTGGGCTGGCTGGGAACGGGGCTGTGCTCTGGCTCCTCAGCCTGAAAAAGGGTAATCGTTACTTCTTTTACATGGCTTTCATtgacttcctcttcctcctctttgcaGTCCCCTCTACCTTCCTCTTCCTGTTGGAGGACATGTTCTGCTCCCCTATCGTGCCCTTTATGTACGTGAGTTTCCTTTTCCAGCTGTCAGTGGTCCCCTACTACAGGGCACTGGTGTCTCGAAGGACTGCGCAGTCTATGCAAAAGCTCTGCAAGCTCTGCTGCGGCTGCCACCTTCCTGAGCACATGATGTGGATGGTGGGAAGTGTCCAATACTGGGCCTTCTTTGCTCTCTTTGCTGTCATTCCCACACTGACATTCCTGTGCCCATCACACCAGCAGGAGCTCTGCCGGGCAGCTCTCATCTCCATGTACACCCTCGTCCTGCTCCTCTTTGTTGTACCCGTGGTCACTTCCCGCACAATCATCCTCATGAATGCCAAGtggggctcccagcagcagcagcccaagaGGCGCGATGTCGTTATCCTCATCACTGTGCTATTCACTCTCCTTCTCAGCCTCTGGAATTTCCTGCAGCAGCTTGGTTACCTCACTGTGCCCTTCCAGGTTGTTTTCCTGCTCAACTGCATCCACAGCAGCATCAAACCCTTCATCTACTTCTTGGCAGGGAAGTGCTGGAGGCCCTGCTCCATGGGGTCCCTCCGGCTCTCCCTCCAGAGGGTCTTTgaggagcagaaaaaaaaaaaaaaaaaaacacagaagtaA
- the LOC134419914 gene encoding LOW QUALITY PROTEIN: mas-related G-protein coupled receptor member A1-like (The sequence of the model RefSeq protein was modified relative to this genomic sequence to represent the inferred CDS: inserted 2 bases in 2 codons; deleted 2 bases in 1 codon), translating into MSTLSPGTEGASPACWSQPGGKASQGSWNEESHDNWSQCDSRQWSKVPVPLLLLLLCMCGMXGNGAVLWLLSFCIHRNPITPCVLSLAMAGSTFLLSITITLGIFSVPESFCNQLGSWAVTAGLKVPILLAFTAAVSSLTALSAVTALFVLXVSCWPCPCSQCFPVLLCALLWLLSFLLTATLHCCPLVPMALVLSCPFSVLSLPCSALALLARLLCCSWKQLPGKLCALLLLLVISFPFFTADFGHWLLLRAFDFSVFAPSTSLHLTCAQSSALPLIDCLAGSCAKEFSPSGSVALQRAFEAFVPEPGHRDNTVEPSSGGIIM; encoded by the exons ATGAGCACTTTGTCCCCTGGCACGGagggagccagccctgcctgctggagccaGCCCGGTGGGAAGGCATCCCAGGGGAGCTGGAATGAGGAGAGCCACGACAACTGGAGCCAGTGTGACAGCAGGCAGTGGAGCAAAGTGCCtgtcccgctgctgctgctgctgctgtgcatgtgtggga gtgggaatggggctgtgctcTGGCTCCTCAGCTTCTGCATCCACAGGAACCCCATCACCCCCTGTGTGctcagcctggccatggctgGCTCCACCTTCCTGCTCTCCATCACCATCACGCTGGGGATattttctgtcccagagagcttctGCAACCAGCTGGGCTCGTGGGCTGTGACAGCTGGGCTGAAGGTCCCCATCCTCTTGGCTTTCACTGCTGCTGTCTCGTCTCTGACAGCCCTCAGTGCTGTCACAGCTCTGTTTGTCC CCGtgtcctgctggccctgcccctgctcccagtgcttcccggtgctcctgtgtgccctgctctggctgctctccTTCCTGCTCACTGCCACCCTCCATTGCTGCCCTTTGGTGCCcatggccttggtgctgagctgcCCCTTCTCAGTGCTCAGCCTGCCCTGTTCtgctctggccctgctggccaggctcctgtgctgctcatggaaacagctgccagggaagctctgtgccctgctcctgctgctc gtcatctccttccccttcttcaCTGCTGATTTTGGGCACTGGCTCTTGCTGAGGGCGTTTGACTTCTCTGTCTTTGCCCCCAGCACCTCTCTCCATCTCACCTGTGCCCAGAGCAGTGCCCTCCCTCTGATTGACTgcctggctgggagctgtgcaAAGGAATTCAGCCCCTCTGGTAGTGTTGCCTTGCAGAGGGCTTTTGAGGCTTTTGTGCCAGAGCCAGGGCATAGGGACAACACTGTGGAACCATCATCAGGTGGAATCATCATGTAA